From the genome of Deinococcus sp. AJ005, one region includes:
- the hisD gene encoding histidinol dehydrogenase: protein MQVLEGSDARASLTRSFNEIPVPNSVLARIEKTFGEALTPQQVVERILADVRGRGDDALRDWTERLDGSRPDALAVSAEEIAAATVAPELHDAIRLAIARVRAFYEQQPAHGFLNHGPDGALGQLVRPLGRVGVYVPGGLAPLISTLIHTAVPAQVAGVPDIVVATPPGKDGRVNPAILVAARELGICEVYRVGGAQAIGALAYGTASIGAVDKIAGPGNLFVVIAKRLVYGQTGIESLPGPTETLVLADDSADARHVAADLLAQAEHLGAEPVLVSNSRDLLIKVQAELNGQLEALPEPNRTWARDSIASRMKVVLAADLDEGLELSNLYAPEHLCLLTRDPWSLLGRVQRAGGVFIGEYSMEALGDYVAGPSHVMPTGGTARFASPVNVRDFQNIISVVGLNETTLRRIGPAGAVLARAEGLEAHARAIESRLDDGTRIREPDGSRI, encoded by the coding sequence ATGCAAGTTCTCGAAGGTTCCGATGCCCGCGCTTCCCTGACCCGTAGTTTTAATGAAATTCCTGTACCCAACAGCGTTCTGGCCCGAATAGAGAAAACATTTGGTGAGGCGTTGACCCCGCAGCAGGTCGTCGAGCGCATCCTGGCCGACGTGCGCGGGCGCGGCGACGACGCCCTGCGCGACTGGACTGAGCGGCTGGACGGCTCACGCCCAGATGCGCTGGCGGTGAGCGCTGAGGAGATCGCGGCGGCCACGGTTGCCCCGGAACTTCACGATGCCATTCGCCTCGCCATCGCCCGCGTCCGGGCCTTTTACGAGCAGCAGCCCGCGCACGGCTTTCTGAACCACGGGCCAGATGGGGCGCTGGGGCAACTGGTGCGCCCGCTGGGCCGGGTGGGCGTGTACGTGCCGGGTGGCCTCGCGCCGCTGATCAGCACGCTGATTCACACGGCAGTTCCTGCACAGGTGGCCGGTGTGCCGGATATCGTGGTGGCGACTCCGCCGGGCAAAGATGGCAGGGTCAATCCAGCCATTCTGGTGGCGGCGCGCGAACTGGGCATCTGCGAGGTTTACCGGGTGGGCGGCGCGCAGGCCATCGGGGCGCTGGCTTACGGCACCGCCAGCATCGGCGCGGTGGACAAGATCGCCGGGCCGGGCAACCTGTTCGTGGTGATTGCCAAGCGGCTGGTCTATGGACAGACCGGGATAGAGAGCCTGCCGGGGCCGACGGAAACCCTCGTGCTGGCCGACGACAGCGCCGACGCGCGCCATGTCGCTGCCGATCTGCTGGCGCAGGCCGAACACTTAGGCGCAGAGCCGGTGCTGGTCTCGAACAGCCGGGACCTGCTGATTAAGGTGCAGGCCGAGCTGAACGGCCAGTTGGAGGCCCTGCCCGAACCCAACCGCACCTGGGCGCGCGACAGTATCGCCAGCCGCATGAAGGTCGTGCTGGCCGCCGATCTGGATGAGGGGCTGGAGCTGTCTAACCTCTACGCTCCCGAACACCTGTGCCTGCTGACCCGCGATCCCTGGAGCCTGCTGGGCCGGGTGCAGCGCGCGGGCGGTGTATTCATCGGCGAGTACAGCATGGAGGCGCTGGGCGATTACGTCGCTGGCCCCAGCCACGTGATGCCCACGGGCGGCACTGCCCGCTTTGCGAGTCCGGTCAACGTGCGCGACTTCCAGAACATCATCAGTGTGGTGGGCCTGAACGAGACCACCCTGCGGCGCATCGGGCCAGCCGGTGCTGTTCTGGCGCGTGCGGAAGGACTGGAAGCACACGCGCGGGCCATCGAGAGTCGGCTGGATGATGGCACCCGGATTCGGGAACCGGACGGTTCAAGAATCTGA
- a CDS encoding metallophosphoesterase, which translates to MTQTIPESSSAVQPRVLGRRVMVLADYVHPFVYRAGFPQGLPEVDAVLAAGDIPGYYLEFLATKLTVPIIYVHGNHENEYVNEGDGRIPPRGVIAAHGRVVEEAGLKIAGWGGAPRYREKGGGQYSAYEARWGLAKLAWRARGGVDILLTHAPPTGPHAGSDYAHRGCPELNRFMERRRPPLMVHGHIHEYEGRKLEYLDPVSGVRVINAYGYRVLDV; encoded by the coding sequence ATGACCCAGACCATCCCCGAGTCCTCTTCCGCCGTTCAGCCCCGTGTGCTGGGCAGAAGAGTCATGGTGCTGGCGGATTACGTCCATCCTTTCGTGTACCGCGCGGGCTTTCCACAGGGCCTGCCGGAGGTGGATGCGGTGCTGGCTGCCGGGGACATTCCGGGGTATTACCTTGAATTTCTGGCCACCAAGTTGACCGTGCCGATCATTTATGTCCACGGCAACCACGAGAACGAGTATGTCAACGAGGGCGACGGGCGTATTCCTCCACGCGGCGTGATCGCGGCGCACGGGCGCGTGGTAGAGGAAGCCGGGTTGAAGATCGCGGGCTGGGGCGGCGCACCCCGTTACCGCGAGAAGGGAGGCGGGCAGTACAGCGCCTACGAGGCCCGCTGGGGGCTGGCCAAACTGGCGTGGCGCGCACGCGGCGGCGTGGATATCCTGCTCACGCATGCCCCGCCCACCGGGCCACACGCCGGAAGCGACTACGCCCACCGGGGCTGCCCGGAACTGAACCGGTTCATGGAACGCCGCCGCCCCCCACTAATGGTCCACGGCCACATCCACGAGTACGAGGGCCGCAAGCTGGAATATCTGGATCCGGTTTCTGGGGTGCGGGTCATCAACGCCTACGGTTACCGCGTGCTGGACGTCTGA
- a CDS encoding GNAT family N-acetyltransferase, with translation MPLLFTPRLRLLPLTRALIIARLEGEDFTLTCDTPDGPLDIFFPAAWPGDPLGAFPFYLTQTDRAGEVPENFVAVTRVGSRAIGQLGGKGRPNAAGELEIGYGLNPEAWGQGLATEAVGALVAHLHARPDVQTVTAQTALHNRASERVLEKLDFVRTGRGWDKEDGELTVWAQRG, from the coding sequence GTGCCTCTTCTCTTCACGCCGCGTTTACGGCTGCTGCCCCTGACCCGCGCCCTGATCATCGCCCGGCTGGAAGGCGAGGATTTTACACTGACCTGCGACACGCCGGACGGCCCGCTGGACATCTTCTTTCCTGCTGCGTGGCCCGGTGACCCGCTGGGGGCCTTTCCCTTTTACCTGACCCAGACGGACCGGGCAGGCGAGGTGCCAGAGAACTTCGTGGCCGTTACGCGCGTGGGTTCGCGCGCCATCGGCCAGTTGGGCGGCAAGGGCAGGCCGAACGCGGCAGGCGAGCTGGAAATCGGTTATGGCCTGAACCCGGAAGCGTGGGGACAGGGGCTGGCCACCGAGGCCGTCGGCGCGCTCGTGGCCCACCTGCACGCCCGCCCGGACGTGCAGACCGTGACTGCCCAGACCGCCCTCCACAACCGCGCCAGCGAACGTGTGCTGGAGAAACTGGACTTCGTACGAACGGGCAGGGGCTGGGATAAGGAGGATGGGGAATTGACCGTGTGGGCGCAGCGAGGTTAA
- the rocF gene encoding arginase: protein MNVSLLGIPMDLGAGRRGVDMGPSALRNAHLATRLRELGHTVSDLGDIAVALPETLDKHMEAGLVFLDPIIKACRDAAGRVAALPDGTFPLTLGGDHSVSMGTVTGNALRGNPQGVRSGLIWVDAHTDYNTPQSSPSGNIHGMPVAHLTGLGDPLLTGLGGGWHMRPEDIVMIGIRSVDARERALMQEAGILAYTMKDVDQRGITHIMDETLERLGGLERLHVSFDADALDPSICPGVGTPVPGGLTYREGHLLMELLSESGRVTSMDIVEVNPILDTRNQTAEVMVGMAASLLGQRIM, encoded by the coding sequence ATGAACGTTTCACTTTTAGGCATTCCGATGGATCTGGGCGCGGGGCGGCGCGGTGTAGATATGGGACCGTCGGCGCTGCGCAACGCGCATCTGGCCACACGCCTGCGTGAGCTGGGGCACACGGTCAGCGATCTGGGCGACATCGCCGTGGCCCTGCCCGAGACGCTGGACAAGCACATGGAAGCCGGACTGGTCTTTCTGGACCCGATCATCAAAGCCTGCCGCGACGCTGCCGGGCGTGTGGCCGCGCTGCCAGACGGCACCTTTCCACTTACCCTGGGCGGCGATCACAGCGTCAGCATGGGCACCGTGACCGGCAATGCGCTGCGCGGCAACCCACAGGGCGTCCGCAGCGGCCTGATCTGGGTGGACGCCCACACCGACTACAACACGCCGCAGAGCAGCCCCAGCGGCAACATCCACGGGATGCCGGTGGCCCACCTGACCGGGCTGGGCGACCCCCTTCTGACTGGCCTGGGCGGCGGCTGGCACATGCGCCCCGAGGACATCGTGATGATCGGCATCCGCAGCGTGGATGCCCGCGAGCGCGCCCTGATGCAGGAGGCGGGCATCCTGGCCTACACCATGAAAGACGTGGACCAGCGCGGGATTACCCACATCATGGACGAGACCCTCGAACGCCTGGGCGGCCTGGAGCGGCTGCACGTCTCGTTTGACGCCGACGCGCTGGACCCGTCCATCTGCCCCGGCGTGGGCACCCCCGTCCCCGGCGGCCTGACCTACCGCGAGGGCCACCTGCTGATGGAACTGCTCTCGGAGTCCGGGCGCGTGACCAGCATGGACATCGTGGAGGTCAACCCCATCCTGGACACCCGCAACCAGACGGCGGAAGTGATGGTGGGCATGGCCGCCAGCCTGCTGGGCCAGCGCATCATGTAA
- a CDS encoding DinB family protein, translating into MNVREYYTYLSAAREQLWNYLRALPAADLDRDLIESGDRFHSIKDLLLHTTDVEDHWVHYIARGENLQSDGRFKHDWVKPQAGQYELSWIIDYGRTVSQQTQAFLDSEPDLDRSIKLIQDDPASDTVTLDQLMWNVMTHEIRHTAQIALMVRQLGHTPPWSDYLRFARPQATASEGLDDPELDDPEETETEQI; encoded by the coding sequence ATGAATGTTCGCGAGTATTACACCTACCTGTCTGCCGCACGCGAACAACTGTGGAATTATCTGCGTGCCCTGCCCGCCGCCGACCTGGACCGCGATCTGATCGAGTCCGGGGACCGCTTTCACAGCATCAAGGATCTCTTGCTGCACACCACGGATGTCGAGGACCACTGGGTCCATTACATCGCGCGCGGCGAGAACCTTCAGAGCGACGGACGGTTCAAGCACGACTGGGTCAAACCGCAGGCCGGGCAGTACGAGCTGTCCTGGATCATCGACTACGGGCGCACAGTCAGCCAGCAGACGCAGGCGTTCCTGGATTCGGAGCCTGATCTGGACCGCAGCATCAAACTGATTCAGGACGACCCGGCCAGTGACACCGTGACCCTGGACCAGTTGATGTGGAACGTCATGACCCACGAGATTCGCCACACCGCCCAGATCGCGCTGATGGTGCGTCAGTTGGGGCACACGCCCCCCTGGTCCGATTACCTGCGTTTCGCCCGGCCCCAGGCCACGGCCAGCGAGGGGCTGGATGATCCAGAACTGGACGATCCCGAGGAAACTGAGACCGAACAGATTTAA
- a CDS encoding tRNA-dihydrouridine synthase → MAGYSDAPMRQLAAEQGALWTVSEMISARGLVLGGDTEKLNLGRPYAGEQGRVVQLFGAEPELLAAAVARAEAWFVPAAIDLNMGCPVPKIRGKGGACLLQTPEVAFTLIQAMRAATALDVSAKIRLGWDTDRSVEVAQGLEGAGASLITVHGRTSRQRYTGEADWDAIARVAESVSVPVVGSGDIQDAQTAQQRQQASGVAAVMIGRGSVGNPWIFRALAEGQNHGERPSAQARAQTALRHAELQTQFYNDDTGRLTLRPLRKVLPKYLPDYPELHSDLTQVVTVADVRRVLAPLLILQPNSLADSLPQGGTVQTGAVSRASTEYAGSYP, encoded by the coding sequence ATGGCGGGCTACAGCGACGCCCCCATGCGGCAACTGGCTGCCGAACAGGGCGCGCTGTGGACCGTCAGCGAGATGATCAGTGCGCGTGGACTGGTGCTGGGCGGTGATACCGAGAAACTGAATCTGGGCCGCCCCTATGCCGGGGAGCAGGGGCGGGTGGTGCAGCTCTTCGGCGCGGAACCCGAACTGCTTGCTGCTGCCGTGGCCCGTGCGGAGGCGTGGTTTGTCCCGGCGGCCATTGACCTGAATATGGGGTGTCCGGTGCCTAAAATTCGCGGTAAGGGCGGCGCGTGCCTGCTCCAGACGCCGGAAGTGGCCTTCACGCTGATTCAGGCCATGCGGGCAGCCACCGCGCTGGACGTGAGCGCCAAGATCCGCCTGGGCTGGGATACGGACCGCAGCGTGGAGGTGGCGCAGGGGCTGGAGGGAGCAGGGGCGTCGCTGATCACCGTGCATGGTCGCACCAGCCGCCAGCGTTATACCGGCGAGGCCGATTGGGACGCGATTGCCCGCGTGGCAGAGAGCGTATCGGTGCCGGTGGTGGGCAGCGGCGACATCCAGGACGCGCAGACGGCCCAGCAGCGCCAGCAGGCCAGTGGCGTGGCCGCCGTGATGATCGGGCGCGGCTCGGTGGGCAACCCCTGGATCTTCCGCGCGCTGGCAGAAGGGCAGAACCACGGGGAGCGGCCCAGCGCCCAGGCCCGCGCACAGACTGCGCTACGCCACGCCGAACTTCAGACGCAGTTCTACAACGACGACACGGGCCGCCTGACCCTGCGCCCACTCCGCAAGGTGCTGCCCAAATACTTGCCGGATTATCCCGAGCTGCACTCCGATCTGACCCAGGTGGTGACCGTGGCCGATGTCAGGCGGGTGCTGGCTCCTCTGCTGATTCTCCAGCCAAATTCATTGGCAGATTCACTGCCGCAGGGCGGGACAGTTCAGACAGGGGCGGTTTCAAGGGCTTCTACAGAGTATGCTGGGAGTTATCCATGA
- a CDS encoding GNAT family N-acetyltransferase has product MNSTPLALHHAPLLHMLYTASPGYFALLGSRIPSLRETERDVEIALLDPRRRLELLHDAQGELVGSLDYKLDYPQPGDLTINLLLIREDRQSQRLGEQAVRDLEERLPPQITRILASVLGENPRGVRFWERLGFEFTVDARPVMTWYAKPLHARLHDTDPSLRVASD; this is encoded by the coding sequence TTGAATTCCACTCCGCTGGCGCTGCACCACGCGCCGCTGCTGCATATGCTCTACACCGCCTCTCCGGGTTACTTTGCCCTGCTGGGCAGCCGTATCCCGTCCCTGCGCGAGACCGAACGGGACGTGGAAATCGCCCTGCTCGACCCGCGCCGCCGCCTGGAACTGCTGCATGACGCACAGGGCGAACTGGTGGGCAGCCTTGACTACAAGCTTGACTACCCGCAACCCGGCGACCTGACCATCAATCTGCTGCTGATCCGCGAGGACCGCCAGTCCCAGCGTCTGGGCGAACAGGCCGTCCGCGATCTGGAGGAACGCCTGCCGCCCCAGATCACGCGCATCCTGGCCAGTGTGCTGGGCGAGAATCCGCGCGGCGTCCGCTTCTGGGAAAGGCTGGGCTTCGAGTTCACGGTGGACGCCCGCCCGGTCATGACCTGGTACGCCAAACCCCTGCACGCCCGCCTGCATGACACGGACCCCAGCCTGAGGGTGGCCAGCGACTGA